A single window of Micrococcaceae bacterium Sec5.1 DNA harbors:
- a CDS encoding XRE family transcriptional regulator → MEENIASLASAIGGRVRQERQARHWTLDQLAEAAGVSRRMLINVEQATMNPSVGTLLRISAALGVGLPDLVQSPEPKGVKVTRKGEGALLWSSEAGGRGVLVAGTEPPEVMELWDWTLAPGDQHVSEPHTPGTKELLQVLQGTVTVVAAEQTVVLEAGDSLSFPGDVAHSYGNNGPDAARFSLAVFERGVGSAHREANNA, encoded by the coding sequence ATGGAAGAAAACATCGCATCGCTTGCCTCCGCCATCGGGGGACGGGTTAGGCAGGAGCGCCAGGCACGTCACTGGACCCTGGACCAACTGGCCGAAGCTGCCGGCGTAAGCCGACGCATGCTCATCAACGTGGAACAAGCAACCATGAACCCCAGTGTGGGCACTCTTCTGAGGATCAGCGCCGCGCTCGGTGTAGGTCTGCCGGACCTGGTCCAGTCCCCCGAGCCCAAGGGAGTCAAGGTGACACGAAAGGGTGAAGGTGCCCTGCTGTGGAGCAGTGAAGCAGGCGGACGCGGAGTACTCGTTGCGGGAACGGAACCGCCGGAAGTGATGGAACTCTGGGATTGGACCCTCGCCCCTGGAGACCAGCACGTCAGTGAGCCTCATACGCCTGGTACCAAGGAACTCCTGCAGGTTCTGCAAGGCACCGTTACCGTCGTCGCCGCAGAGCAGACGGTGGTCCTTGAGGCGGGCGACTCGCTGTCTTTCCCGGGAGACGTAGCCCATTCCTACGGCAACAACGGCCCGGACGCAGCAAGGTTCTCACTCGCTGTTTTTGAACGTGGAGTGGGATCGGCGCATCGAGAGGCGAACAATGCTTAG
- a CDS encoding Lrp/AsnC family transcriptional regulator — MPKSPRDEIDAQILAELRRNARISLAQLGEKVLLSRNAVRQRIERLERDGYIHGYTIKESAGEGTPTVNAVLLIQRHDRMRGGDVIAGLKAIPEIATCDVVSGELDIVVRVEAPDAARIQEIWRQVSEFRGVRDITTALSLSTVIDRQAPR, encoded by the coding sequence GTGCCGAAGAGTCCACGTGATGAGATAGATGCGCAGATTCTGGCCGAGCTGCGGCGCAATGCCCGTATCAGCCTTGCCCAGCTGGGGGAGAAGGTGCTGCTCTCCCGCAACGCGGTGCGGCAACGGATTGAGCGGCTTGAACGGGACGGGTATATCCACGGATACACCATCAAGGAATCGGCCGGAGAAGGCACGCCCACGGTCAATGCCGTGCTTCTGATCCAACGGCATGACAGGATGCGGGGCGGGGACGTGATTGCCGGGCTCAAGGCAATTCCTGAAATCGCAACTTGCGATGTTGTCAGCGGCGAACTGGATATCGTGGTCAGGGTTGAGGCCCCGGACGCCGCACGAATCCAGGAAATCTGGAGGCAGGTCTCAGAGTTTCGTGGAGTCCGCGACATCACCACCGCCTTGTCCCTCTCCACAGTCATCGACAGGCAGGCGCCTCGTTAA
- a CDS encoding aldehyde dehydrogenase family protein — MPETAIAHSTTAAATSDLVVYDKFDGTVLATLPQCTEADVRVELIRAAASAPAAAAMPRHERGRILDAAADLLQQRAQKVAGLIVAEAGKTITQALKEVSRAVNTLKLSAAETRRNVGEVVPFDSFAGSENRQGWFTREPLGLIAAITPYNDALNLVAHKLGPAIAGGNTVILKPSQLTPLTAILLVDLLREAGLPAEFVTVVLGDRTIAQTIISSKLVRMVSFTGGFSTGRAIAANAGIKRLSMELGGNAPVIVFDDADLPAAVEASVSGSFWAAGQNCIGAQRILVQRSVFDAFLHAFVAQTAALIAGDPRREQTDVGPMISAASAAEAKRKIDEAVSAGARLLTGGTLDGALLTPAVLTGVPRNCEAWSEELFAPVVLVEPFDSAEEAIELANDSEYALQAGVFTKDLARALATAKAIDAGGVMINDSSDYRLDAMPFGGSKYGSMGREGVRFAYEEMTQPKVIAITS; from the coding sequence GTGCCTGAAACAGCCATTGCCCACTCGACAACGGCAGCCGCTACCAGTGACCTGGTGGTGTACGACAAATTTGACGGTACCGTCCTGGCAACCCTTCCCCAGTGCACGGAGGCAGACGTACGCGTCGAACTCATCCGCGCCGCTGCGTCCGCTCCGGCAGCGGCAGCCATGCCCCGCCATGAGCGTGGCCGAATTCTGGACGCCGCTGCAGACCTGCTCCAGCAACGGGCGCAGAAAGTGGCTGGGCTAATCGTCGCCGAGGCCGGGAAGACCATCACGCAGGCACTCAAAGAGGTCTCCCGTGCGGTCAACACGCTCAAGCTGTCGGCAGCGGAAACCCGCCGTAACGTTGGCGAAGTAGTTCCCTTCGACTCCTTCGCCGGCTCCGAAAACCGCCAGGGATGGTTCACCCGTGAGCCGTTGGGGCTTATCGCTGCCATCACCCCTTACAACGACGCCCTGAACCTGGTGGCGCACAAGCTCGGGCCGGCGATTGCCGGAGGAAACACCGTCATCCTCAAGCCATCCCAGCTGACACCCCTGACGGCCATTCTCCTCGTGGACCTGTTGCGCGAGGCAGGCCTGCCGGCGGAGTTCGTCACTGTTGTCCTGGGCGATCGCACCATCGCGCAAACCATCATCTCGTCCAAACTGGTTCGAATGGTCTCCTTCACGGGCGGCTTTTCCACGGGCCGGGCCATCGCCGCCAACGCCGGCATCAAGCGCCTGTCCATGGAACTTGGCGGCAACGCGCCAGTCATCGTGTTCGACGACGCGGACCTTCCCGCCGCCGTCGAGGCCAGTGTTTCCGGTTCCTTCTGGGCCGCTGGACAGAACTGCATCGGCGCCCAGCGGATCCTCGTCCAGCGGTCAGTCTTCGACGCCTTCCTTCACGCCTTTGTTGCCCAAACGGCCGCCCTGATTGCAGGCGATCCCCGCAGGGAGCAGACCGACGTCGGACCCATGATCAGCGCTGCGTCTGCCGCTGAAGCGAAGCGTAAGATCGACGAGGCAGTGTCGGCCGGGGCACGACTGCTCACTGGCGGCACCCTGGATGGCGCGCTCCTGACGCCTGCTGTCCTGACCGGAGTCCCGCGCAACTGCGAGGCATGGAGCGAAGAATTGTTCGCACCCGTGGTCCTGGTGGAACCTTTCGACTCCGCCGAGGAAGCCATCGAACTGGCCAACGACAGCGAATACGCCTTGCAGGCCGGGGTATTCACCAAGGACTTGGCCCGTGCGCTGGCCACCGCCAAGGCAATCGACGCAGGCGGGGTGATGATCAACGATTCTTCGGACTACCGGCTAGATGCCATGCCTTTTGGCGGTTCGAAATACGGCAGCATGGGCAGGGAAGGCGTCCGCTTCGCCTACGAGGAAATGACGCAGCCCAAGGTCATAGCGATCACTTCATGA
- a CDS encoding homoserine dehydrogenase has product MTTYNLALIGFGGVNRALAELIRDEPQRFASLGFELRVVAITDLAFGSLVQGDGIDLTAVLAMPRGASFEGLPGGSPDPRNEDVIKNSPADIVVEATFTSPIDGEPAVSHVKWAIESGKHVVTTNKGPVALHGRELGQLAANNGVRFEYEGSVMSGTPVIRLAHKMLGGLELNSVQGILNGTSNYVLGRMEAGLGLDAAIAEAQERGYAEADPTADIGGSDVRLKVAILANELLGATIHPNDVQTTGIQDIKGDDVAQALANGLRWKLIGEARRESDGSIVATVQPIALPADHPLAGISGATNAVSFSTDLLGAVTVSGPGAGRVETAYALISDIIAVDEFAKGAVRA; this is encoded by the coding sequence GTGACTACCTACAACCTGGCCCTCATCGGTTTCGGAGGCGTCAACCGCGCTTTGGCCGAGCTCATCCGGGACGAACCCCAGCGATTTGCCTCACTCGGATTCGAGCTTCGCGTCGTGGCCATCACTGATCTTGCCTTCGGCTCGCTCGTCCAAGGAGACGGGATCGACCTTACGGCCGTGCTCGCTATGCCCCGAGGGGCCTCGTTCGAGGGACTGCCAGGTGGCAGCCCGGATCCCCGCAACGAAGACGTCATCAAGAACAGCCCGGCCGACATCGTCGTTGAGGCTACCTTCACCAGTCCGATCGACGGCGAACCGGCAGTTTCGCATGTCAAATGGGCCATCGAGTCCGGCAAGCATGTGGTGACCACCAACAAGGGTCCTGTGGCGTTGCACGGCCGGGAACTGGGCCAGCTTGCGGCAAACAATGGTGTCCGTTTCGAATACGAGGGCTCAGTCATGAGCGGCACGCCCGTCATTCGACTCGCACACAAAATGCTGGGCGGCCTCGAATTGAACTCCGTTCAAGGCATCCTGAACGGAACCAGCAATTACGTCCTGGGTCGGATGGAGGCCGGGCTGGGCCTGGACGCAGCCATTGCCGAAGCCCAGGAGCGTGGATACGCCGAAGCGGATCCCACTGCAGACATCGGCGGCTCGGATGTCCGGTTGAAGGTCGCCATCCTGGCCAATGAGCTGCTCGGTGCCACCATCCACCCCAATGATGTTCAAACCACAGGCATTCAGGACATCAAGGGTGATGACGTCGCCCAAGCCCTGGCCAATGGCCTCCGCTGGAAGCTCATCGGCGAAGCACGCCGCGAGAGCGATGGCAGCATCGTTGCTACTGTCCAGCCCATCGCCCTCCCGGCAGACCACCCGCTGGCTGGGATTTCCGGTGCCACCAACGCCGTATCCTTCAGCACGGATTTGCTGGGGGCCGTCACGGTATCGGGCCCTGGAGCCGGGCGCGTGGAAACTGCCTATGCCCTCATCTCCGACATCATCGCCGTCGACGAATTCGCCAAAGGAGCGGTCCGTGCCTGA
- a CDS encoding EamA family transporter, whose product MTTIKGRIPPWLLTVAAMFSIQLGSALSLGLMPTLGPLGTAWLRLSMGALILLALARPPLKNLRLRDAPVVVGLGVATAVMSVTFLAAMERIPMGTAVAIEFLGPLTVAALRGRGVRSLILPATALAGVVLLTEPWAGHVDLLGVGFAVMGAVGWAIYILLTQRVGDRFNGIGGLALTIPIAAVAAAPFGLPQAIGHITWETVAVAAALAVLLYRFCPTFWKCLPSAA is encoded by the coding sequence ATGACCACAATCAAAGGCCGAATCCCCCCATGGCTCCTGACCGTCGCAGCAATGTTCTCCATCCAGCTCGGCTCCGCCCTCTCCCTGGGGTTGATGCCGACGTTGGGTCCCCTCGGAACAGCATGGCTGCGCCTGAGTATGGGAGCGCTCATCCTGCTGGCGCTGGCCCGTCCACCCCTGAAGAACCTGCGACTTCGTGACGCTCCGGTGGTGGTTGGCCTCGGCGTCGCCACCGCAGTAATGTCGGTGACGTTTCTTGCCGCCATGGAACGCATTCCCATGGGAACAGCGGTTGCCATTGAATTCCTCGGACCGCTTACGGTTGCAGCCTTGCGGGGCCGCGGGGTCCGTTCCTTGATCCTGCCGGCAACGGCACTGGCAGGCGTCGTGCTGCTCACCGAACCGTGGGCAGGCCACGTGGACCTGCTCGGAGTCGGTTTTGCGGTGATGGGCGCCGTGGGGTGGGCCATCTACATCCTTTTGACCCAGCGGGTGGGTGATCGCTTCAATGGAATCGGAGGCCTCGCGCTGACCATTCCGATTGCTGCTGTAGCCGCGGCACCCTTTGGACTGCCGCAAGCCATAGGCCACATCACGTGGGAAACCGTGGCCGTTGCCGCCGCCTTGGCAGTGCTATTATACCGGTTCTGCCCTACATTCTGGAAATGTTTGCCCTCCGCCGCATGA
- a CDS encoding RidA family protein — protein MSSIQRIRPEGLVSSPAFSHVAIVPPNATTIYVGGQNSVDSGGSLIGEGDVGVQSARALANAKTALAAAGATLSDVVQWTVLFVDGADLAAGYGAIAADLAADEPPLVTAAFVSRLGVPGALVEISAVAAVER, from the coding sequence ATGTCATCCATCCAGCGCATCAGGCCCGAGGGGCTTGTCTCCAGCCCCGCATTCAGCCACGTAGCCATCGTCCCTCCAAACGCCACCACCATCTACGTCGGTGGCCAGAACTCGGTCGACAGTGGCGGTTCGCTTATCGGCGAAGGTGATGTTGGAGTGCAATCTGCCCGCGCCTTGGCGAACGCAAAGACCGCGCTGGCGGCTGCCGGGGCAACCCTCAGCGATGTTGTGCAGTGGACGGTTCTCTTCGTGGACGGTGCCGACCTCGCGGCAGGGTATGGGGCCATCGCGGCAGACCTCGCCGCCGACGAGCCGCCCCTCGTGACAGCAGCGTTTGTGTCCCGTTTGGGCGTTCCCGGGGCGCTGGTGGAGATCAGTGCGGTAGCCGCCGTCGAGCGGTAA
- the arfB gene encoding alternative ribosome rescue aminoacyl-tRNA hydrolase ArfB has product MDLEISPSLTIPASELGWRFSRSSGPGGQHVNTTDSRAELFWNVAMSEALTESQREILLRRLEKRLVDGVITVTASEQRSQLRNRESALAKFADIVVAGLAPRTVRRATKPTRGSAQRHRAAKVQRAATKQQRRRPSPE; this is encoded by the coding sequence ATGGACTTGGAAATCTCGCCTTCCCTCACGATTCCGGCCTCGGAACTCGGCTGGCGGTTCTCGCGTTCATCAGGACCGGGCGGTCAACACGTCAACACAACCGACAGCAGGGCTGAGCTTTTCTGGAACGTAGCCATGTCGGAAGCGTTGACAGAAAGCCAAAGGGAGATCCTGCTGCGTCGACTGGAGAAGCGACTCGTCGACGGTGTCATCACTGTCACAGCCTCCGAGCAGCGCTCGCAGTTACGCAACCGCGAGAGTGCCCTGGCCAAGTTCGCTGACATTGTGGTGGCCGGCCTTGCCCCAAGGACTGTGCGCAGGGCAACGAAGCCCACCCGCGGGTCTGCCCAGCGGCACCGCGCCGCAAAAGTACAGAGGGCAGCAACCAAACAGCAACGACGGCGGCCGTCGCCTGAATGA
- a CDS encoding helix-turn-helix domain-containing protein, whose product MTTGIKSPGGTSGTQRSYDASRRRQAAEASRRTILARARELFLLQGFGATTIAEIAGASGVSAESIYKNFGSKAGLVRALHEQSLLGKGGAPAEQRSDLAQEAADDPRALMEQFGRFTAEIGPLAAPIILLIRDAAATGDADMANLLKDVDDARHRRMLHNARQLIARGLLRPGLSPEEAADVMFACTTPELFESLVLKRGWSAEQYGRFVASTLTANLL is encoded by the coding sequence ATGACAACCGGAATCAAGAGTCCCGGCGGAACATCCGGGACTCAACGCAGCTACGATGCAAGCCGTCGCCGCCAAGCGGCCGAGGCATCCCGGCGCACCATCCTTGCGCGCGCCCGGGAACTGTTTCTCCTGCAGGGTTTCGGCGCAACCACCATCGCCGAAATTGCAGGTGCGTCCGGGGTGTCGGCCGAGTCCATCTACAAGAACTTTGGCAGCAAGGCTGGTCTCGTCCGGGCCCTCCACGAGCAGAGCCTCCTTGGCAAGGGCGGCGCGCCTGCCGAACAGCGCTCAGACCTCGCACAAGAGGCGGCAGACGACCCGCGAGCACTGATGGAGCAGTTCGGCCGGTTCACTGCAGAAATCGGCCCCCTCGCGGCGCCGATCATCCTGCTCATCCGCGACGCCGCCGCAACAGGGGATGCCGACATGGCCAACCTCCTGAAGGACGTCGACGACGCCCGCCATCGCCGGATGCTGCACAACGCGCGCCAACTGATTGCCCGTGGCCTGCTTCGTCCGGGCTTGTCCCCGGAAGAGGCCGCGGACGTCATGTTCGCGTGCACCACCCCCGAACTGTTCGAGAGCCTCGTCCTGAAACGAGGGTGGAGCGCAGAGCAGTATGGCCGGTTTGTCGCCTCAACGCTGACTGCAAACCTGCTCTGA
- a CDS encoding nuclear transport factor 2 family protein — translation MATVEGLERLPEGPVRRMFAASGRHDLDALVAEFADDYVNITPIHPERNFTGSAQVRANWTSLFAGIPDLTPAIADAAEGKHGTIWVEWGARGTRRDATPVELAGVAIFTVRQERIASVRFYLEPVERTSGDIDDAVQATAGAGLLAGAVLPTSQGS, via the coding sequence ATGGCAACCGTGGAGGGACTTGAGCGCCTTCCGGAAGGACCCGTTCGCCGGATGTTCGCAGCTTCCGGACGCCACGACCTTGACGCTTTGGTCGCCGAATTCGCCGACGACTACGTCAACATCACGCCGATTCATCCCGAACGGAATTTCACCGGCAGCGCCCAGGTCCGCGCCAACTGGACCAGCCTTTTTGCTGGCATCCCCGATCTCACACCGGCAATCGCCGACGCCGCAGAAGGCAAGCACGGAACCATTTGGGTGGAATGGGGCGCCCGGGGCACCAGGCGCGATGCCACGCCGGTGGAACTTGCCGGCGTCGCGATCTTTACAGTGCGCCAGGAGCGAATCGCCTCCGTGCGTTTCTATCTCGAACCTGTGGAACGTACTTCAGGTGACATCGACGACGCCGTCCAGGCCACTGCGGGCGCGGGTCTTCTGGCTGGGGCCGTACTTCCGACATCGCAGGGGTCATGA
- a CDS encoding NAD(P)H-binding protein has product MILVVGGTGRLGSRLTGELVGHGASVRVMARGESQPFPGKPMDGVELVRGSLASGTDCGRGVAGCSHVVFAASGFGLKRGGNPRTVDRDGALRLIDAASRAGVEHVVMMSMHGAAPDAPLDFLRMKYAAEEALKASGMAWSVIRMGANLEQFLDSMSQPLHTKGRVLVFGSGRAPVTFTSTPDAAAAVLLALSGPSLHGRTIEWGSETHSFNTLAEAVLAHAGKGSIQRIPVAALRVMAAVARPISPFMARMARAALWMESGEASFNPAVQRAAFPEIPVIGLRESLDQIRST; this is encoded by the coding sequence ATGATCCTCGTAGTGGGTGGCACGGGCCGCCTGGGTTCACGCCTTACCGGGGAGCTGGTTGGGCACGGGGCTTCTGTGCGGGTCATGGCCAGGGGCGAATCCCAGCCATTCCCAGGAAAGCCGATGGACGGCGTCGAGCTTGTCCGTGGGTCCCTCGCCTCAGGCACGGACTGCGGGCGGGGCGTTGCCGGGTGCAGCCATGTGGTGTTTGCGGCGTCGGGCTTTGGGCTGAAAAGGGGCGGCAACCCGCGCACTGTGGACCGCGACGGCGCACTGCGGCTCATCGATGCCGCATCCCGGGCGGGCGTGGAGCATGTGGTCATGATGTCGATGCATGGGGCAGCTCCGGATGCCCCTCTGGATTTCCTGCGCATGAAGTACGCAGCGGAGGAGGCGCTGAAGGCCTCGGGCATGGCGTGGTCAGTGATCCGAATGGGAGCAAACCTCGAGCAGTTCCTCGATTCAATGAGCCAGCCCCTTCACACGAAGGGCAGGGTGCTTGTCTTCGGTTCGGGACGGGCACCAGTGACATTTACGTCGACGCCGGACGCTGCAGCCGCTGTCTTGTTGGCTCTTTCCGGCCCTTCCTTGCATGGAAGGACCATTGAGTGGGGGTCCGAAACGCATTCCTTCAACACGCTCGCGGAAGCTGTCCTCGCGCACGCCGGAAAGGGTTCGATCCAACGGATACCAGTGGCAGCCTTACGGGTGATGGCCGCCGTCGCACGTCCGATTTCGCCGTTTATGGCCCGGATGGCGAGGGCGGCCCTGTGGATGGAATCGGGAGAGGCGTCCTTCAATCCAGCGGTGCAACGTGCCGCCTTCCCTGAAATTCCGGTGATCGGACTGCGTGAGAGTTTGGACCAGATCAGGAGCACGTGA
- a CDS encoding dihydrofolate reductase family protein has protein sequence MGEPTTEATSAQLTVDLIISLDGYASAEGWPGWWGLESPEYLAWLEEEGKKEFTTLMGANTYRVMSSMSEQAAGEDSGFSEEEGAALTGLAAVPKIIFSSTLQEPLAWPNSELVGGDAVEAVKELKRTRTGALTTLGSLSLCRSLLTAGLVDRYRIVVFPVITGRTGRERIYDGYPDISLEMVNSRTFDGQLQLLEYIPTLISGPPVRQP, from the coding sequence ATGGGTGAGCCAACTACAGAAGCGACATCAGCGCAGTTGACGGTGGACTTGATCATATCCCTGGACGGGTATGCCTCCGCCGAGGGCTGGCCCGGCTGGTGGGGACTGGAATCCCCGGAATACCTTGCCTGGCTCGAGGAGGAAGGGAAGAAGGAGTTCACCACTCTTATGGGGGCCAACACCTACCGGGTGATGTCAAGCATGTCAGAGCAGGCCGCGGGCGAAGACTCCGGCTTCTCCGAGGAAGAGGGAGCGGCATTGACCGGCCTGGCGGCCGTGCCAAAGATCATCTTCTCGTCCACTCTTCAGGAACCGCTGGCCTGGCCGAATTCTGAACTGGTGGGCGGTGATGCGGTGGAAGCTGTCAAGGAGCTGAAGCGGACCCGGACCGGCGCCCTGACCACTCTGGGAAGCCTCAGCCTCTGTCGCTCCTTGTTGACGGCCGGACTCGTGGACCGCTACAGGATTGTTGTTTTCCCCGTGATCACAGGCCGCACCGGCAGGGAGCGGATTTATGACGGGTATCCTGACATTTCCCTTGAAATGGTGAACAGCAGGACTTTCGATGGTCAACTGCAGCTGCTGGAGTACATACCCACCTTGATCAGCGGTCCGCCTGTCCGGCAGCCGTGA
- a CDS encoding DUF1801 domain-containing protein, whose product MGNYARHPGVDSYMDALPAWQKAVCEELRDVIHEAEPDVVETIKRRVQPYFVLEGNVCALLAAKNHVNLFLYDGAIVPDPAGIITAGHDNKTGRMISFYVDDEVPTKPLIEMLRQIAANNRAGGWRKIKNDRKFGD is encoded by the coding sequence ATGGGGAACTACGCGCGCCATCCCGGAGTCGATAGTTACATGGACGCCCTCCCGGCCTGGCAAAAAGCAGTTTGTGAGGAACTGCGGGACGTGATCCACGAGGCAGAACCGGACGTCGTGGAGACGATCAAGAGACGGGTTCAGCCGTACTTTGTCCTGGAGGGAAACGTCTGTGCTTTGCTCGCGGCCAAGAACCACGTCAACCTCTTTCTCTATGATGGCGCAATTGTTCCCGACCCTGCCGGGATCATTACAGCCGGGCACGATAACAAGACTGGCCGAATGATCAGCTTTTACGTCGATGACGAAGTACCTACGAAGCCCCTGATTGAGATGCTGCGACAGATTGCCGCCAACAATCGCGCAGGTGGGTGGCGGAAGATCAAAAACGACAGGAAGTTTGGGGACTGA
- a CDS encoding TraR/DksA C4-type zinc finger protein, with product MHDVERFRVLLEEERARKLALLKALRSDITGVSLARQDSNVDDEHDPEGTTIAFELSQASALLDQSRIGLEQIEAALQRISDGTYGICAICGVAIPEGRLEARPWTPYCVSHASGNR from the coding sequence ATGCACGACGTCGAGCGGTTCCGGGTTCTCCTGGAGGAGGAACGCGCCCGGAAGCTTGCGCTGCTGAAGGCGCTGCGCAGCGACATCACGGGAGTCAGCCTTGCCCGCCAGGACTCGAACGTCGACGACGAGCATGATCCTGAAGGCACAACCATCGCCTTCGAGCTCTCACAGGCCTCGGCGCTGCTGGACCAGAGCCGTATCGGCCTGGAGCAGATTGAGGCCGCATTGCAGCGGATTTCGGATGGAACGTACGGTATATGCGCGATTTGTGGTGTCGCCATTCCCGAAGGGCGGCTCGAAGCCAGGCCGTGGACGCCCTATTGCGTGAGTCACGCCTCAGGTAACCGGTAA
- a CDS encoding peroxidase-related enzyme (This protein belongs to a clade of uncharacterized proteins related to peroxidases such as the alkylhydroperoxidase AhpD.), which translates to MSILKVPSESEATGLTAEIYQADLQSMGYVPSHTKAMSINPEAYKAWQALVKAIVSSLGLRRYELVTLAAAQAIGSSHCRLAHGKKTLAIIDEEQLLAVARDYRDAGLPPEEVAMMDYAVRLSTDAAAMNDDDTQHLRDLGFSDREIADITLAATARNYFSRALLALAVDLDVPPGVTAELQDALLTPLPAQGD; encoded by the coding sequence ATGTCCATACTCAAGGTGCCATCCGAGTCCGAGGCCACGGGTCTGACCGCCGAAATCTACCAAGCCGATCTGCAGTCGATGGGCTATGTTCCGAGCCACACGAAGGCCATGAGCATAAACCCGGAGGCGTACAAGGCATGGCAGGCACTGGTTAAGGCAATCGTGTCATCGCTGGGTTTGCGACGATACGAACTTGTGACACTCGCCGCCGCCCAGGCTATCGGTTCCTCCCACTGCCGGTTGGCCCATGGGAAGAAGACGTTGGCCATCATTGATGAGGAGCAACTACTCGCTGTCGCCCGGGACTACAGGGATGCCGGGCTGCCCCCGGAGGAAGTCGCGATGATGGACTACGCGGTCAGGCTCAGCACCGATGCGGCTGCAATGAACGACGACGACACGCAGCACCTTCGCGATCTGGGCTTCAGCGACCGGGAGATTGCCGACATCACTCTCGCTGCCACTGCCAGGAACTACTTCAGCCGCGCACTTCTTGCCCTGGCCGTGGACCTCGATGTACCTCCAGGCGTGACCGCCGAGCTTCAGGACGCCTTGTTGACGCCGCTGCCGGCTCAAGGTGACTGA
- a CDS encoding MFS transporter translates to MNDAARKIQRVYLTLTLGNTVAASFIWGINTLFLLDAGLSNLEAFAANAFFTAGMVLFEIPTGVVADGWGRRTSFLLGTITLAASTYLYYVLWQISAPFWMWAVVSVLLGLGFTFFSGAVEAWLVDALRFSGYEGGLETVLGRGQMVQGVAMLLGSVAGGVIAQVTNLGVPFLIRVFVLVAMFAVAFGLMHDVGFSPERSTHPLRATRAVLSASIENGLKNPPVRYVMLAAPFSAGVGIYVFYALQPFLLDLYGDPRAYSIAGLAAAIVAGSQILGGWLAPHARRLFHKRTSVLILGGLAGFVILVVLGFTRVFWLALVLLALWAVVGSAATPVRQAYVNDMIPSKQRATVLSFDSLMGSSGGVVVQPLLGRGADLYGYPASLAMAGIIELISVPFLLASRRQGASADRANTEAVQSP, encoded by the coding sequence CTGAACGACGCCGCCAGAAAGATTCAACGTGTCTATCTCACGCTGACGCTGGGCAACACGGTGGCTGCTTCCTTCATCTGGGGTATCAACACGCTTTTCCTGCTTGATGCGGGCTTGAGCAACCTTGAAGCCTTCGCGGCCAACGCTTTCTTCACAGCCGGAATGGTCCTTTTCGAGATACCCACAGGCGTTGTCGCTGATGGCTGGGGCCGCCGCACGTCGTTCCTGCTTGGAACGATCACGTTGGCGGCGTCTACGTACTTGTACTACGTGCTCTGGCAGATTTCCGCACCGTTTTGGATGTGGGCCGTTGTGTCGGTGCTCCTTGGTCTCGGGTTCACGTTCTTCTCCGGAGCCGTGGAAGCCTGGCTGGTGGATGCCTTGCGCTTCTCCGGCTATGAAGGCGGCCTTGAAACCGTTCTGGGGCGCGGCCAGATGGTGCAGGGTGTGGCGATGCTGCTGGGTTCAGTGGCAGGTGGGGTGATCGCCCAAGTCACCAACCTTGGCGTCCCGTTCCTCATTCGGGTTTTCGTTCTGGTTGCCATGTTCGCCGTAGCGTTTGGGTTAATGCACGACGTCGGGTTCTCACCTGAGCGGTCCACTCACCCCCTCCGAGCCACCCGCGCAGTACTTTCTGCCTCGATCGAGAACGGCTTGAAAAACCCGCCCGTCCGGTACGTCATGCTGGCCGCTCCCTTTAGTGCCGGCGTCGGGATTTATGTCTTCTACGCCCTGCAGCCATTCCTTCTTGACCTGTATGGCGACCCGCGGGCCTATTCCATTGCGGGTCTGGCCGCTGCAATTGTGGCCGGTTCGCAAATCCTGGGTGGCTGGCTTGCGCCGCATGCCCGGCGTTTATTCCATAAACGAACCTCGGTGCTCATCCTTGGCGGCCTGGCAGGATTCGTGATCCTGGTCGTCCTCGGCTTCACGCGTGTCTTTTGGCTGGCACTGGTGCTGCTGGCACTCTGGGCGGTGGTCGGTTCCGCAGCAACCCCGGTCCGGCAGGCGTACGTCAACGACATGATCCCCTCGAAGCAGCGGGCCACGGTCCTGAGCTTCGATTCGCTCATGGGCTCAAGCGGCGGAGTGGTGGTTCAGCCGCTCCTTGGCCGGGGCGCCGACCTCTACGGCTACCCGGCCTCGTTGGCCATGGCGGGCATCATCGAGCTCATTTCGGTGCCATTCCTGCTGGCGAGCCGGAGGCAAGGGGCATCCGCAGACCGTGCCAACACCGAAGCCGTTCAGTCACCTTGA